One Dictyoglomus thermophilum H-6-12 DNA window includes the following coding sequences:
- a CDS encoding zinc-dependent alcohol dehydrogenase produces the protein MKAVWFEESIPRYLISKALGRVHHSFYYNVFSCIRYGDYPEPKLPSGKWVKIKTLMGGICGSDIGLIKLHDSPSTSPFASFPFVIGHENLGIIVEKGDEVEGFEVGDRVIADPTLSCNAREIYPPCEKCQNFEFSQCMNFNEGIVSPALMIGSCRDTGGSWGEYYVANEFQLFKVPDKVTNENAILVDAFCSALHPVMRNFPKDNDTVLVLGAGSIGINVVSALRALGSKARIIVLARYKFQGEFAKHYGADEILYTKGLSKWDLYKKVAELTSGKVLKPLLGKPVMVGGADVVFECVGNDDSIDDALRFTKQGGTTVLVGLAGITKKVDWTFVWFKELRVAGTNSSSGEIFRGERKRGYGIALQLMEEGLDLSPLLTHTFKLEDYKKAIEMNFFRGRYGLVKSAFVF, from the coding sequence ATGAAAGCAGTTTGGTTTGAGGAAAGTATTCCCAGATATCTTATAAGTAAAGCTTTGGGGAGGGTTCATCATTCTTTCTATTATAATGTTTTTTCTTGTATAAGGTATGGGGATTATCCAGAACCAAAACTTCCCAGTGGAAAGTGGGTTAAAATAAAGACTTTGATGGGAGGTATTTGTGGTAGTGATATAGGACTTATCAAATTACATGATAGTCCTTCTACATCTCCTTTTGCATCTTTTCCTTTTGTTATAGGGCATGAGAATTTGGGGATTATTGTGGAAAAAGGAGACGAAGTAGAAGGTTTTGAAGTAGGAGATAGAGTTATAGCAGATCCTACATTATCTTGCAATGCAAGAGAGATATATCCTCCCTGTGAGAAATGCCAGAATTTTGAATTTTCCCAATGTATGAATTTTAATGAGGGTATAGTTTCTCCTGCACTTATGATTGGATCTTGTAGAGATACTGGTGGAAGTTGGGGAGAGTATTATGTTGCTAATGAGTTCCAGCTTTTCAAAGTACCTGATAAAGTCACTAATGAGAATGCTATTCTTGTTGATGCTTTTTGCTCAGCATTACATCCTGTGATGAGAAATTTTCCTAAGGACAACGATACGGTATTAGTGTTAGGGGCTGGGAGTATAGGTATAAATGTGGTTAGTGCCTTAAGAGCATTAGGAAGTAAAGCCAGAATTATTGTACTTGCAAGGTACAAGTTTCAAGGCGAATTTGCAAAACACTATGGGGCAGACGAGATTTTATATACAAAAGGTTTAAGCAAATGGGATTTATATAAGAAGGTTGCAGAGCTTACTTCTGGAAAGGTCTTAAAGCCTCTGCTTGGTAAACCAGTGATGGTGGGAGGAGCAGATGTGGTTTTTGAATGTGTAGGGAATGATGATTCTATAGATGATGCTTTAAGGTTTACAAAGCAGGGGGGTACTACAGTTCTTGTAGGACTTGCAGGTATTACTAAGAAAGTTGATTGGACCTTTGTATGGTTTAAGGAATTGAGAGTAGCAGGTACTAATAGTAGTAGTGGAGAGATCTTTAGAGGAGAAAGAAAAAGAGGTTATGGTATAGCTCTTCAATTAATGGAAGAAGGACTTGATCTCTCTCCGTTGTTGACACATACTTTTAAATTAGAGGATTATAAAAAGGCAATAGAGATGAATTTCTTTAGAGGAAGGTATGGTCTTGTAAAATCGGCTTTTGTATTTTAG
- the trpA gene encoding tryptophan synthase subunit alpha, with product MANLLEKFKNRDKSLLFVPFFVSGFPDFDFLEKFLFKNKDKIDILELGVPFSDPVADGPILQEINYRAMVKGVNLNNTLDWLLDSGITKKIDVILLLYFNLIQNKLEEKLKRFKEVGIKGLVIPDLPLEEAEKLIPLFNEHNLDLILFISPTTREERIRKILDIAPSFLYCISVKGVTGERDRLPEEGVAFISRVKKETNKPLVWGFGLGSSYQINSLKGLVDGVIVGSAIGKRLLNNEDIQDYFDELYKATL from the coding sequence ATGGCTAACTTATTAGAGAAATTTAAAAATAGAGATAAATCTTTGCTATTTGTTCCCTTTTTCGTTTCAGGTTTTCCTGACTTTGATTTTTTAGAGAAATTTTTATTTAAAAATAAAGATAAGATTGATATACTTGAGCTTGGAGTTCCTTTTTCGGATCCTGTAGCTGATGGACCTATTTTGCAGGAGATAAATTATAGAGCAATGGTAAAAGGTGTAAACTTAAACAATACTCTTGACTGGCTTTTGGATTCGGGAATCACAAAAAAGATCGATGTTATTCTTCTTCTTTATTTTAATCTAATCCAAAACAAGCTTGAGGAAAAATTGAAAAGATTTAAGGAAGTAGGGATTAAAGGATTAGTAATACCTGATTTGCCATTGGAAGAAGCAGAAAAACTTATCCCTTTATTTAACGAACATAACCTTGATCTTATTCTTTTTATATCTCCTACTACTAGGGAAGAAAGAATTAGGAAGATCTTAGATATAGCTCCAAGTTTTTTGTATTGTATATCGGTTAAAGGAGTAACGGGTGAAAGGGACAGACTTCCCGAAGAAGGAGTAGCTTTTATAAGTAGAGTTAAGAAAGAGACTAATAAGCCTCTTGTTTGGGGGTTTGGTTTGGGTAGTAGTTATCAGATAAATTCTCTTAAGGGGTTGGTAGATGGTGTGATTGTAGGTAGTGCAATAGGTAAAAGGCTTTTAAATAATGAGGATATTCAGGATTACTTTGATGAGTTATATAAAGCTACGCTTTGA
- a CDS encoding cyclodeaminase/cyclohydrolase family protein, which produces MESSDKIKLIDRAITEFVELLASQEPAPGGGAASSLVGAIGVALSSMVANLTIGKEKFKDKEELMLELIKENNKIQKELLELIEKDAEAFFKVAKALKMPKNTEEEKNRRKEALENALKEATLVPLEIMRKSIKALRLLEKSLGNSNPNAVSDIGVGAVCLKAALQGAWLNVKINLVSIRDKDFVKNTQKEALSLLEEGTLLSDKIYEEVESILQIT; this is translated from the coding sequence TTGGAATCATCTGATAAGATAAAACTTATTGATCGTGCTATAACAGAATTTGTAGAACTTTTAGCCTCTCAAGAGCCTGCACCCGGAGGAGGAGCAGCCTCCTCCCTCGTAGGTGCTATTGGAGTTGCTCTATCTTCCATGGTAGCAAACCTCACCATTGGTAAAGAAAAATTTAAAGACAAAGAAGAGTTAATGTTAGAGTTAATAAAAGAAAACAATAAAATTCAAAAAGAACTTTTAGAGTTAATAGAAAAAGATGCGGAAGCCTTTTTTAAAGTAGCAAAAGCCTTAAAAATGCCAAAAAATACTGAGGAAGAGAAAAATAGAAGAAAAGAAGCCTTAGAAAATGCCCTAAAAGAGGCAACCCTTGTACCTCTTGAAATCATGAGAAAAAGCATAAAGGCATTAAGACTATTAGAAAAATCTCTTGGAAATTCTAATCCTAATGCAGTAAGTGATATAGGCGTAGGAGCAGTATGTCTCAAAGCTGCTCTCCAAGGAGCTTGGCTTAATGTAAAGATTAATTTGGTAAGTATAAGAGATAAAGATTTTGTTAAAAATACCCAAAAGGAAGCATTATCCCTATTAGAAGAAGGAACCCTACTCTCCGATAAAATCTATGAAGAAGTAGAAAGCATCTTACAAATAACCTAA
- the trpB gene encoding tryptophan synthase subunit beta, with the protein MRKIELKNLPDERGYFGEFGGRFVPETLMEPLLQLEEAYNKYKNDERFKQELDYYLKTYVGRPTPLYFARNLSEKLKAKIYLKREDLCHTGAHKINNAIGQALLAKYMEKKRLIAETGAGQHGVATATVAALFGFKCTVYMGEEDCERQKINVLRMKLLGAEVIPVKVGSKTLKEAINEALRDWVAHPEDSYYLLGSVVGPHPYPVIVRDFQKIIGEEVKKQILELENRLPDYLVASVGGGSNSIGLFYPFLEDDVKIIGVEGGGKGLESGLHSASINFGRVGVLHGAKMYLIQDENGNVSPTHSISAGLDYPGVGPEHSFLAKIGRVKYDIATDDVALKGFLALSELEGIIPALESAHAIGYVIEHRDEFPEKEPIIVINLSGRGDKDLEIISKYVGEK; encoded by the coding sequence ATGAGAAAAATAGAGCTGAAAAATCTTCCCGATGAAAGAGGATATTTTGGAGAATTTGGAGGAAGGTTTGTTCCTGAAACTTTAATGGAGCCTTTGCTTCAATTAGAGGAGGCATATAATAAGTACAAGAATGATGAAAGATTTAAGCAGGAATTAGATTACTATCTTAAGACTTATGTGGGTAGACCTACTCCTCTTTACTTTGCAAGGAATCTTTCTGAGAAATTGAAGGCAAAAATATACTTGAAAAGAGAGGATCTTTGTCATACAGGGGCTCATAAGATAAATAATGCTATTGGACAGGCACTACTTGCTAAATATATGGAAAAAAAGAGATTAATAGCAGAAACTGGAGCTGGACAGCATGGGGTTGCTACGGCAACTGTGGCAGCACTTTTTGGATTCAAATGTACTGTGTATATGGGCGAAGAGGATTGCGAAAGACAAAAAATTAACGTTTTAAGAATGAAACTTTTAGGGGCAGAGGTCATTCCTGTAAAAGTAGGATCAAAAACTTTAAAAGAGGCAATAAATGAAGCGTTGAGAGATTGGGTGGCACATCCAGAAGATAGTTATTATCTTTTAGGATCAGTGGTAGGTCCTCATCCTTATCCTGTAATTGTAAGAGATTTTCAAAAGATAATAGGAGAAGAGGTCAAGAAGCAAATATTAGAGTTAGAAAATAGACTTCCTGATTACTTAGTTGCTTCTGTCGGAGGAGGGAGTAATTCTATAGGACTTTTTTATCCTTTTCTGGAGGATGATGTAAAGATCATAGGTGTTGAAGGAGGAGGAAAAGGCTTGGAGTCTGGTTTACATTCTGCTAGTATCAACTTTGGAAGAGTAGGTGTTCTTCATGGGGCTAAGATGTATCTTATCCAAGATGAAAATGGAAATGTTTCTCCTACTCACTCCATATCTGCTGGATTAGATTACCCTGGAGTAGGACCAGAACACAGTTTCCTTGCTAAGATTGGCAGAGTAAAATATGATATTGCTACAGATGATGTGGCGTTAAAAGGTTTTTTGGCCCTCTCGGAGTTGGAAGGAATTATTCCGGCTTTGGAGAGTGCTCATGCCATAGGTTATGTGATTGAACACAGGGATGAATTTCCTGAAAAGGAGCCTATTATAGTAATAAACCTTTCTGGAAGAGGAGATAAAGATTTAGAAATAATATCAAAGTATGTGGGGGAGAAATAA